AATCAGAACTAAAATTATTTCCTTTTTCAATAAAGAAAAATAGAAATATTTATGGAATCATATTTGGAGCAAAGAATTATGCAGCAGTTGATAAATTTTTGAAAATAGCTTGGAAAAGAAATAACTTAAACGGAGAAGCTGATTTTGACATTGATGAGGATAAAAGTAAAATTCAACTCGATATGTTTGAGGGACAAAAATTGACTAAAGTTGAAAAATTCAAAAACGAATTAGAGTCCAAACTTTTAAACAGAAAAACAGTTACAAATAAAACTGTTTTAATGTACACTTATTCGAATGGACATATTCCACAACACGCAGTTGATTTATTAAAGCTTATGAAAAAACAAGGTAAATTGGAATATGACGGAAAATCACCTTTCTTAAATTATGTAAATGTGTTTAGAAAAGATAATATTGTAACTTATAAAATAATCTCAAAGTAAAATGGCACAATCAAGCATAGAATGGACAGAAATGACTTGGAATCCTACAACTGGTTGTACAAAAGTTTCCCAAGGTTGTAAATTCTGTTATGCAGAAATTATGTCTAAACGACTTCAAGCAATGGGAGTTGAAAAATATAAAGACAATTTCGAAGTCCGCACACACGAATCTGCACTTAAAACACCTTATACTTGGAAAAAATCTAAAGTAGTTTTTGTAAACTCTATGAGCGATTTGTTTCACGAGCAAATACCTTTAGAATTTATAAAAAAGGTTTTTAAGGTTATGAACGAAAACCCACAACACGTTTTTCAAGTATTAACTAAAAGGGCAGAAAGATTATTAGAACTTCATAAAGAATTAAAGTGGAGTCATAATATTTGGATGGGAGTTTCAGTTGAGGAACAAAAAGTAGAAAATAGAATCGATTATTTGAGAAAGACTAATGCAAGAGTAAAATTTCTTTCTCTTGAACCATTAATTGGAGCTTTACCGAATCTGAATTTAGAAAACATAGATTGGGTAATTGTTGGTGGAGAAAGTGGACACACGCCAAGACCAATGGATGCTGATTGGGTAATTGATTTACAAGAACAATGTGAAAAGGCAGATGTCGCATTTTTCTTTAAACAATGGGGCGGAAAAAACAAAAAGAAAAACGGTAGAGAATTAAACGGTCGAACCTATGATGAAATGCCTGAAATAGAACTACAACATAGCGTCTGAAAGGAAAAGCCTGCGTACAACACCGGTAATCGTTGCACAAGCACCAAAATAGACCATCTGGATTAATTGGGGATTTATTTTTAGTAGTTTTAAGCGTGGCTATAATTTTTTCTGTCCCCTATTTCATCTTTTTTAAAAGGCTTAAAATGGCTTGATCTGCTCAATATATGCCAAAAACAGTGAGTTAAGTACAGCGCAAGTGATTTGGCATCACTTCTGACAACTTTACTTGTGAATTTTAGGTACTTTTTCAGGTTGTAGGCAATGGCGGAGAGATGCATCACCTTGTTGGCTTGCTCAATGCCAATGGTATTTATTTTACGTAAGCCCATGAATTGAGTTAGCGTTCCAAAGACAGGTTCAACAGTACTCTGTCGTTTTGATTTCATATAACGACCTTGGTTGCTGCTTACGCGATGGTTATTTCGTTCGTATTCTTCTCTGTAATAAGTTACCGAAAATTTCTTTTCTTGTGCTGTCTTACCTAAACATTGTTTTCTTATCGGACAGTCTCTACAAATTTTTGAGGAGATTCTATATTCCTTTTTCTTACTACCTGTTCTATAATCATTAAACACTTTTTTAAAGGGAACGATATGACCCTCTGGACAGAGATAATGATCCTCTTGTTTGACATATTCAAAATCCTCAGGACCGCCTTTATACGTCCCGTGAGGTGGTATAAAACTTCGTAAACCTATTTTTTCCAAAAAAGCATAATTCTCTCCATCACTATAGCCTGTATCGGCCACTAGATTTTGCCATAAGATCCCTTGTTTGTTCAATCGTTTTTTTAATCGAGGTACAATGTCTTGTAAGTATTGGCTGTCTTTCTTATCTGCCTTATACGCTTTAATGTCAGTGATTACATGATGTCCAGTGTCAACACTTAGCTGACTCATATAGTTCAGCTTGCGTGCCTTGCCTGGCTTTACACTAATTTTAGCATCCGGATCGGTGGGACTATAATGCGTTTTGTTTGAGGTGTATTTTGAGTTTTTATTGTTTGCACCCGTGCGTTGATCTTGATCTTTTGACCATTTTTTATTCCGACTTTTAATAGCAGACAATTCTTGCTTGGTGGCACTAATTTTTTTTTGAGCATCTGAAGCTTTATTCTCTTTGGCTTTTCGAATAGGCTTTTGTTTATCCATGCTACTGATATGGCGTAGCTTTTTTAAGTGGTCTTCTAATTCTTCTTCAGGCACTTTTAACTCCAAGGTATCCATCGAGGCATTTGCCTTTATTGGAGCAGAATCTATCGCTTGAGTATGGCCACTTACCATGCCTTTGTCAACACACATAATTAAAACACGCGTAAAGACTTCTTCAAAAACTTTTTCTGGATATAATTGACGCGTACGACTTATTGTGCTATGCCAGGGCAACTCTTCATCAATATCATAGCCTAAAAAATACAATATGTCCAAACGTAAACTACAATGGGCAATCAACTGTCGATCACTGATAATATTCTCTAAATATCCCACCAAACACAACTTGAAAAACACGGTAGGATCTATGCTCTTTTGACCACTGTCTCCATAATAAGGACGTGTCAGTACATATAGAAAATGTAGGTCTAATTCCCCATTTAATCGTCGATAAAAATTCTCCTTTGGAATCCGATCACTCATTCGGAATTGAGTGAATAATTTCTCTTGATACTCTTTTTTGCCTTGCATACCTCAAGATACAGAATATCAGTCTAATGACCAATAAATTCATGCGTTTTTTAGTTCATTTTATCCCTAATTATATATATCTTGTGCAACAGGCACACCGTATATAATTTATTGCTGGCTTCTCGCCTACTTACGAAAGTCCTCGCGGACTTTCTTGGTCGGTAATTATTTACTAAATTAGTTGCTTAACCACGCAACAAACCATATACAAACACGTTAGGTGCAATTTAACCAAACCATTTGGCAAATATGTGGTACATCAAGAATTAAATAAAACTGATTAAAACAAAGTAATTAATGAATAAATCAAAATTTAAAACGGAAATTAACACATCTGCTCAAAAAGTATATGAAATGATGTTAGGCTTAAATGACAAAAGCACTTACGAATATTGGACAGCAGCTTTTAATCCGACCTCTACCTATGAAGGTAATTGGGACAAAGGAAGCAAAATGCTTTTTGTAGGAACCGATGAAAACGGTAAAAAAGGAGGAATGATTTCGGAAATTGTAGAACACAGACCTGCTGAATTTATTTCTATTCGCCATTACGGAATTTTGGATGGAGATAAGGAAATAACCACAGGTGAACAGGTAGAGAAATGGGCAGGTGGACACGAAAATTATAGATTTACGGAAAACAACGGCACAACAACTGTAATTATAGAAATGGATACAATTGATGAATATTTGGATTACTTCAATAGTACATATCCAAAAGCATTGGATAAATTAAAAGAAATTTCAGAACGCTAAAAAAGTAACCAAACAAAAACTGCACCTAACACCGTATCCTATGTAAAGCACTTTCCCGAGTCTTAGGTTAAATATACAATATTTTTCTTTTTTTTAATTCATGATATTATTTTTAGTGTTGAACTGTTGATTACGCTTTTTGCGTTATCAATAATTCAATGCTAGCTTTATAAAACTCCGCATCCTATATGTGGTATCCGTCTTTAGCGAATCCACCAGCATCTCTATGATGATTTTGGCAAACAAGGCAACTTGCTATAAATATGTGATAACTGTATTAGAGTTTCACCTACGGTGTTTTGTTGTCCTATCTTTTGTGCCAATTTTATAATGAGTTTTAAGCTTGTTTTATGTTTTTATTTAACTAACTACACCTACTTCATAAGGAATTTCAGTTCTAATTACTGCATGAATTCGACTCAAGAGTTTCCTCGCTACTTTTACCAATATGCGTTTGACATCTTTACCTGAATGTGACCGATAATAGGCCTGCATAACTGGATCAAAACGCAACGCTTGCCAAGTAGCTTCTACCAAATAACTACGCATTAGCCGATTTGCTCTTGGGGTTAACCCTGAAGTTTTGAGATTATCTCCACTTTGGTGTACCCAGGGAACCAATCCTACATAACTGGCTAATTGTTTGAAATTTTTAAAACGCCTTAAATCACCCAATTCACATAATAATCCACAAGCTACTATGCCTCCTACTCCCGGAACTGATCGTAATAAATAATAATCTTTCTTATAATGCTTACGACAATAGGCACGTAATTTTGTACTCACATCTCGCTTTTGCTTATCTATATATTCATAGGTAATAAGACGTGTCTCAAAACAATAATCCATTGTAGGATATTCAAAAGTCAAATTTCTTAACCAATCTCTAAAATTATGAGACCAATGACTATTGTCAAATGGCTTTGGAATTTCAATCCCCAAATACAACAATTGCATCTTTATTTGAGTCTTTATTTTTCGATGTTCTTTAACCAGCTCATTTCTTCGACGAAACAAACATCTTAACTGCTCTCGTTCTATTGAAGGAACATGAATTCCTTTGAGTCGGCCATCCTTTAATTCTTTACATAACATACGTGCATCGATCTTGTCGGTCTTTTGAAACTGGGCCTTGGCTGGACGATGAACATCTGCAGGGTTAACAACCTTTGCATGCCATCCAAATGAAATAAAATGTCGATAATGACTAAAGCCACAACAACCCGATTCATAACAGCAATAAACAGTATATCCCTTAAAATGCCTATCCACATACTTTTTTAAACTAAATGCATCTGGTGGAATAGTTAACGATGATCCATCAAAAAGATCCGTTGCAGTACGAATTTTCCAACTTCGCTTGTGTACGTCAATTCCAATAAATAACTTTGATCTAGTAGTATCCTTTGTTTTCATAATAATAAGTTTTTGAACCTTAAAGTTATTAACTAAACTTTGGATACTGCTTTTACATGGTTGCTATAATTTATTGCTGGCTTCTTGCCTACTTGCGAAAGTCCTCGCGGACTTTCTTTGTCCGTAATTATTTACTAAATTAGTTGCTTAAACACGCAACAAACCATATACAAACACGTTACCTGCAATTATGACCCGTCCTGAATATAGGCTACATAATTTTAAACATTATGTATAAAAATGACAAAGTAATTAGACGGTATTCAGAACCTTTTAAACTAAAAATTCTGGATGAACTTAGTAAAGGTAAGCACACAAAGAGCGAACTTTGTAAACTCTATTCTATTGCACCTACAACGGTCAATGAGTGGATTAAAAAGTATAATCGTAAAGACTTAATGAACACCAGAGTAAAAGTGGAAACAAAAGACGAAATATCTAGAATTAAAGCACTACAAAAAGAGAATGAAAAGCTTAAAAAGCTTCTACTTAAAAAGGATCTGGATGCTATGGTAGAAGAATCTTACCTTGAAGTAGCAGCTGAAAAACTAGGCTATAAAAATGTTCAGCAACTTAAAAAAAAACTCAATATCTAGCATTTATTAAAACTAGAAATAGAGCTAAGGGATTTGCTTCTTTATCTACTATAGCAAGTTGTTTTGGACTTAAACGTGATGCGTATTATAAATACAAATCTAGAGCTGATATGCGTTTAAAAATAGAACAACAGATTATTGAAATTGTTAGAAAAAGACGTAAATCCCTTCCTAGAGAAGGTGTTCGAAAACTCACTAAATCATTAGATAACGAGTTTACAAAAGCCAACCTTAAAGTAGGTAGAGATACACTATTTAATGTCCTTAGAAAACACCAAATGCTAACACTTAGAAAGAAAACTAGTGCCAGAACAACCAACTCTTATCATCGGTTTTACAAGTACAATAACATTATAAAAGATATGGAAGTTACTAAACCAAATCAAGTCTGGGTCTCTGATATTACATATATTAGAACTGTAAAAGGCTTTTGTTACTTGGCTTTGATAACAGATATGCATTCCAGGAAAATTGTTGGGTATGACATAAGTGATAGCTTGGAATTAAAAGGTTGTGTAAGAGCTCTTAATAAAGCCATCTATCAAGCTAAAAACATTAAACAGCTTATTCATCATTCCGACAGAGGAATACAATATTGTAGCAATGTATACACACAAATACTCAAAAGAAAAAAGATAGATATTAGTATGACTGAAGAAAATCATTGTTACGAAAACGCAATGGCAGAACGTGTAAACGGAATTTTAAAAGACGAATTTTACTTAGACCAAACCTTTGATAACGTGGAACACGCAAAGAGAGCTGCAAAAAATGCAATTAATTTATACAACGAAATAAGATTACACTTATCTTTAGACTATAAAACACCAAATATGGTATATAAATTATCAGCTTAAATTAATTATTAACCTGTAGCCATATTTCAGGACTAGACATTAAAACCAACAACTGCGGAAAGAATTAATTAAGAATTTCTATCTTTGTAGTCTGTTATACTAATTCAACATATTATCTGAGTCTTTCTATAAAGACAATCTCGACAAAACGAGTAATTAACGCATAAAAATCTTCTGGTTTTTAATGCTCAGATAGTTATATCCATTTATTTTATCAAATCTCAAACAAAAACAGTTGATTATTATTAAATCGATTGTCTTATCACTCTGTTATGTTTTTAACATTTCAAAATGTGATGACAATACAATGAATTAAAATGAAAAGTAAACAGTTAATAAGTAGAAATATAGAAGTATTTTATAATAAAGCATCAGAAGAAACCAGACTTGATAAGGGAATGGGAATATTTGAATTTGAAAGAATTAAATCATTAATTGAAAAATATATTCCATCTTCATCTTCAAAAATAATTGATATTGGAGGTGGAACAGGAAAATATTCAGAATGGCTTGCAAAAAAAGGACATCAAGTCCATTTAGTAGAACCAGTTCCTAAACATATTAAATTAGCCGAAAATAGAGCGAATAAGTTAAAAAATAAATTTTCCTTTCAATTGGGCGAATCTCGAAAATTAGAATTTAAAAACAATTTTGCCGACTTAATAATACTTCACGGACCACTTTATCACCTTCAAAAAAAGGAAGACAGAGATTTAACCATTAAAGAAGCCAAACGTGTTTTGAAAAATGATGGAGTTATTTTGGGTTTTGCCATTAATTACACAGCATCAACTTTAGTAGGTCTATTAAACGGTTTAATTCATAAAAAAACCTTTTTTGAAATGTGCAAGGACGAATTAACAACTGGAATACATAATCCACCAAGTGATTTTCCTTGGCTATTAGCTGAAGGATATTATCATAAACCTGAACAACTGAAAGAGGAATTTATAAATCAAGAATTAACCTATCTCAATACTTATGCAGTTGAAGGAATGGCTTGGTTAGACAAAGACTATTTTGCTAATATGCTAAACGAAACAAAGAAAAAAACATTAATCGAACTTACAAAAGTCACAGAAAATGACAGCTATCTTTTACCTTTTAGCCCACATATGATGATAGCTGTAAAAAAACAAATTACTTATGGAAAATAAAGACAGATATTTTAAAGCTTTGGTTCAAAATAATGGACAGCTGAATGAAATAGACCTTGGAGAAAAAATTGGACTTGATGAAGATGAAACTCGAGAAATAATTGTCCGACTTCTATCCGAACACAAAATAGAATATGCGGAAAATAGGTCTTGTAATTATAGACTTAATAAAACTACGAAAAGGAAAAATAAAAGCAGGTAACAATGTATAAAAGCAATAGCGGTTTTGGTGTTAACTCAAAGTGTTATTGCTTTTAATTTAGTAAATTGCAAAACGGAAAGGTAGCGCACTTTAATCCGCTACTGCTCTTATACTAACCGTTGTACGCAAGCTAGGTACGGTAAAGGGACATCCTTTACAAAGTTAAAGGGACATAGTTTACACTTTTAAGATTCATAAATTACTTGAAAAAGTATTTATCATGGTCTGGAAAGCAAAAACTAAAATGGAACAAAAAGTAGAATTTATTCATGAATGGTTAACCGGGAAATATACCATTACAGAACTTTGTAGGTCATTTAATATATCTCGACCTACTGCTTACAAATTGATTTCTCGGTATGAAAAAATGGGACTATCGGGATTAATTGAGCAAAAAAGAGCCCCAATTAATCATCCCAACAGAACCAATCAAAAGGTTGAAAATTCAATCTTAAAATTAAAAAACAAACACATGCTTTGGGGTGCGAAGAAAATTCGGATTTTGTTGTTTAAAGAGTATGCTAAAGAACTTATTCCAAGTGTGGTGACTGTTCACAACATCCTTTCTAAAAATGGCCTAGTTAAACCTCAAAAGCGAAGCAGAAGAGTCAAGCCAGTATTCCCCATTTTCGATCCTAAAAAGTGTAATGAAGTTTGGAGTGCAGACTATAAAGGAAAGTTTTTAATGGGCAATAAAATTTACTGTCATCCACTTACTATAGCCGATTCTAAGAGTAGATTTTTGTTTACAGCAAAAGGGCATTATAAAGAGAACTTCATCTCTGTTAAGCAAGAGTTTACAAAGGTTTTTAGAAAGTATGGCATCCCTAAACAAATACATACAGACAATGGTAGTCCATTTGGATCTGTAGCTGCCATTCAAAGATATACAAGGTTATCTTATTGGTTTATTGAATTGGGAATTGACCCTGTTTATTCCGACCCAGCACGCCCAGACCAAAACGGACGACACGAGCGAATGCACCGTGATTTAAAGGCTGCTTGTGCCAAACCTTCAGCATTTGATCTCAAGGCACAACAACGTAGTTTAAATCGGTTTGTAAAAGAATATAATCACATTAGGCCTCATGAATCTTTAGGAATGAAAACCCCTGCAGATTGCCATGATTTTTCCAATAGACCATACCCTGAAAAAATTCCAAAATATGATTATCATTCAACTATGAAAGTGATGAAAGTATGTCAAAATGGAGCCATGCGGTGGAAGTCATATTATTGGGTATATTTAACTTCTGGACTTAAAGGGAAATATGTCGGTGCTCAAGATCAAGGAAATGGAATTTGGAGAGTATTTTAAAGAGACGTATTTTTAGGTTATTTTAACGAAAAAAAAATAAGAGACAAACAAGTATCAATTAGACTAAGTCAGAATCTAGTGTAAAGGATGTGACTTTAACTTTGTAAACTATCTGCCTTAACGAACAGCTAAAAAACAATACTAAATGGAAAACTTTGACATAAAAAACGCATTAGAATGGCTAGGAGCTATTATAATTTCAGTTGGTGGAACTAGCGCTATTGTTATTGCTATTTCTAAATGGTTCGGAGATCGTTTAGCAACAAAACTTCTTGAAAAAGATAGATCAAAATATCAACAAGAATTAGAAGCACTTAAAACGAAATATCAATCAGAACTTGAAATTAAAAAGGCTGAACTTGAAAAATCAAAATCGTTATTCCTACGATATTCAGAACATCAATTTAATCTTTATAATGATTTATGGAAAAGTCTATGTGACTTAAAACATATTGGAGAAGAATTATGGGAAAAAGCTGAACCGCAATTAACAAAAAAATTCTCAAAGCAATTAAGAGAGACTAAACTAACAGTTGAAAAAAGTGCTCTTTTAATTGAGGATGGTCATTACAAATCCTTAACTACAATTTTAGACAAATTTGGAAATTTTGAAATAGGAAAATTAAGATTGATAAACTTAAGAAACAAAACAGTTCACGAAATGAATGAATACGGAGTGAGAAATAATGAAATTAGGAATGTTATTGAGAATAATAGACAAACCAAACAGGAGTATATTAAATTAACAAAAGAACTATCTTCATCATTTAAAGCACAAATTAAAGGTGAATAAAAAGCCTACTATACAGAAAATCTAAAAAAATTATGATTGAAATTCTTTCTTCAGAAAACACGAACGAATTATTAACAAACTCAATTAACCGAATAGAAGAAAAAATTGATAATAATTTGACTGAAAACTCGCCAATTGTTATATCCGATTTAAGTAACATAAAAGTTTTGTTTCCCTCAAGTGCCATACCTAACGAATTTCATTTTTACTCGCGAATTTTAAGAAACGGATTTGGGATAACACAACCGAAAAATTTTAGAGGTGGAATAAGAAAGCATTTAATTGTAATTAACACAAAAATTATAGAAAAACTCAATATTTCTGAATCTGAACTTGACGCAATTATTGCGCACGAATTAGGTCACATATTTAATGAACCTAATAAAGATATTCCGAATTTTATTGAGGAGCAAGAATTTTATGCAGACTATTTTGCAAGCTCAATAGGTTTAAAAGAATCACTTTTAAGTACAATAAAAAAATACTTGGAACAGGAAAATGCTGAAAACTCAGAACTATTCAATTTAAGAATTAGCCATTTAAATAAGGAAAACAGTTTTGAAAATGGAAACATTAGAAATTTATAAATAGAATAAAGCCTGCGTACAACACCGGTAATCGTTGCACAAGCACCAAAATAGACCATCTGGATTAATTGGGGATTTATTTTTAGTAGTTTTAAGCGTGGCTATAATTTTTTCTGTCCCCTATTTCATCTTTTTTAAAAGGCTTAAAATGGCTTGATCTGCTCAATATATGCCAAAAACAGTGAGTTAAGTACAGCGCAAGTGATTTGGCATCACTTCTGACAACTTTACTTGTGAATTTTAGGTACTTTTTCAGGTTGTAGGCAATGGCGGAGAGATGCATCACCTTGTTGGCTTGCTCAATGCCAATGGTATTTATTTTACGTAAGCCCATGAATTGAGTTAGCGTTCCAAAGACAGGTTCAACAGTACTCTGTCGTTTTGATTTCATATAACGACCTTGGTTGCTGCTTACGCGATGGTTATTTCGTTCGTATTCTTCTCTGTAATAAGTTACCGAAAATTTCTTTTCTTGTGCTGTCTTACCTAAACATTGTTTTCTTATCGGACAGTCTCTACAAATTTTTGAGGAGATTCTATATTCCTTTTTCTTACTACCTGTTCTATAATCATTAAACACTTTTTTAAAGGGAACGATATGACCCTCTGGACAGAGATAATGATCCTCTTGTTTGACATATTCAAAATCCTCAGGACCGCCTTTATACGTCCCGTGAGGTGGTATAAAACTTCGTAAACCTATTTTTTCCAAAAAAGCATAATTCTCTCCATCACTATAGCCTGTATCGGCCACTAGATTTTGCCATAAGATCCCTTGTTTGTTCAATCGTTTTTTTAATCGAGGTACAATGTCTTGTAAGTATTGGCTGTCTTTCTTATCTGCCTTATACGCTTTAATGTCAGTGATTACATGATGTCCAGTGTCAACACTTAGCTGACTCATATAGTTCAGCTTGCGTGCCTTGCCTGGCTTTACACTAATTTTAGCATCCGGATCGGTGGGACTATAATGCGTTTTGTTTGAGGTGTATTTTGAGTTTTTATTGTTTGCACCCGTGCGTTGATCTTGATCTTTTGACCATTTTTTATTCCGACTTTTAATAGCAGACAATTCTTGCTTGGTGGCACTAATTTTTTTTTGAGCATCTGAAGCTTTATTCTCTTTGGCTTTTCGAATAGGCTTTTGTTTATCCATGCTACTGATATGGCGTAGCTTTTTTAAGTGGTCTTCTAATTCTTCTTCAGGCACTTTTAACTCCAAGGTATCCATCGAGGCATTTGCCTTTATTGGAGCAGAATCTATCGCTTGAGTATGGCCACTTACCATGCCTTTGTCAACACACATAATTAAAACACGCGTAAAGACTTCTTCAAAAACTTTTTCTGGATATAATTGACGCGTACGACTTATTGTGCTATGCCAGGGCAACTCTTCATCAATATCATAGCCTAAAAAATACAATATGTCCAAACGTAAACTACAATGGGCAATCAACTGTCGATCACTGATAATATTCTCTAAATATCCCACCAAACACAACTTGAAAAACACGGTAGGATCTATGCTCTTTTGACCACTGTCTCCATAATAAGGACGTGTCAGTACATATAGAAAATGTAGGTCTAATTCCCCATTTAATCGTCGATAAAAATTCTCCTTTGGAATCCGATCACTCATTCGGAATTGAGTGAATAATTTCTCTTGATACTCTTTTTTGCCTTGCATACCTCAAGATACAGAATATCAGTCTAATGACCAATAAATTCATGCGTTTTTTAGTTCATTTTATCCCTAATTATATATATCTTGTGCAACAGGCACAATGTATAAAAAACATAGGGCGTTTGTGTTAAATCGAAAGGTCTGTGAATATTAATAAAGTCCGCTAAATATAAAATTTGGCATTTAAGAGAAAAAGGTAAAAGCAAAATATTTATATTTAGCTAAGTGATAAACTGGAACGAAAGTGCTTTTTAACTGCCCTACGTTTCTTATACGAGACGTTGTAGCCAATTATAAATATGAAGCCCGAAGTTAAATTACCGAAAACGCCACATTCCATTCAAAAAGGAATCCCATTAAAGCTCGTTTTAGATAAACCGGCTGTTATTCAACTTGGGAAGAACTTAAAGATTTCGAATAATGACTTCAACGCTTCTGAGTTTGTAGAAAGAGTTATGCAGGACATTGAACCTCTTGCCCTTAAAGATAGAGGGATTTTAATCGCTAAAATTTTACGTGAGTATTTGCCAAATAATTATTCGGAAGCGATTACATATTTACTCAACTCCTTGACCCCTCCGCTCAAGGAGACCGATAATCTTGGACTTTCTGGATTATTCTATATGCCCCATGTGTCCTTTGTAGCACTCTATGGCCTTGACAAAACGTACAATAATAATATAGATCCTTTCGACATTTCTATGAATGTTCAATATGAATTGACAAAGAGGTTCTCATCTGAATTTTCTATCCGAACATTTCTTATCGACCAGCCAGAGAGAACGTTTAAAATTTTATACAAATGGATGAACGACCCAGACCCACATGTACGAAGACTATGTTCAGAAGGAACTAGACCAAGATTGCCATGGGCACAAAAGATTAATTTCTTAGTGAAAGACCCTAGTCCTTCTTTACCAATATTAGAAAAATTAAAAAATGATAGTGACCTTTATGTAAGAAGAAGTGTAGCAAACCATATTGGAGACATTGCAAAGGATAATTTGGATTTATCTTTAAGGCTGTGCGAAAGTTGGTTAGACAGCTCTTCTAAAGAACTTAAATGGTTAATTCGACATGCTTTACGTCATCCAGCCAAAAAAGGAAATAAAGCAGCATTAAAACTTAGAGAAAAGGCAAAATGAGAAGATAAAAAAATGTAAAAACTGGCTACAACAATGGCTATATTTAATACGGGTCTTGGTGCTTAATCAAAAGAGAAGTGCTTTGAACAAAGTCCGCAAAATTTTCAATTTTGCGTGTCTATTGACATAAAGAAAAAATTAAAAATTTGGCTAAGTGCAAGTCCGAATGTTCAGTTCTCTGAAATCCCGTACTAACCATAGCCTAAACGTTAGGCTTCATACAAGACAGAGACACAACTTCGCAATAAATATCAAAAATAAAACCAGGGTTACATATACTTTTGCAATGCAAGAACAAGTTAAAAACGATTATTATGAACGAATTGAAAAAGCAGTAGATTTCATTGAGGAAAACTTGAAAGAGAAACTAACAATTGAAATGATTGCAGAAAAAGCATTTTTCTCAAAATATCATTTCATAAGAGTTTTTACAGCAATGACAGGAGAAACAGTAGGAAGCTATCTTCGGAGGAGGAGAATTTCAAAATCATCAAAACAGTTGA
The nucleotide sequence above comes from Aureibaculum algae. Encoded proteins:
- a CDS encoding DUF5131 family protein yields the protein MAQSSIEWTEMTWNPTTGCTKVSQGCKFCYAEIMSKRLQAMGVEKYKDNFEVRTHESALKTPYTWKKSKVVFVNSMSDLFHEQIPLEFIKKVFKVMNENPQHVFQVLTKRAERLLELHKELKWSHNIWMGVSVEEQKVENRIDYLRKTNARVKFLSLEPLIGALPNLNLENIDWVIVGGESGHTPRPMDADWVIDLQEQCEKADVAFFFKQWGGKNKKKNGRELNGRTYDEMPEIELQHSV
- a CDS encoding IS1182 family transposase; the protein is MQGKKEYQEKLFTQFRMSDRIPKENFYRRLNGELDLHFLYVLTRPYYGDSGQKSIDPTVFFKLCLVGYLENIISDRQLIAHCSLRLDILYFLGYDIDEELPWHSTISRTRQLYPEKVFEEVFTRVLIMCVDKGMVSGHTQAIDSAPIKANASMDTLELKVPEEELEDHLKKLRHISSMDKQKPIRKAKENKASDAQKKISATKQELSAIKSRNKKWSKDQDQRTGANNKNSKYTSNKTHYSPTDPDAKISVKPGKARKLNYMSQLSVDTGHHVITDIKAYKADKKDSQYLQDIVPRLKKRLNKQGILWQNLVADTGYSDGENYAFLEKIGLRSFIPPHGTYKGGPEDFEYVKQEDHYLCPEGHIVPFKKVFNDYRTGSKKKEYRISSKICRDCPIRKQCLGKTAQEKKFSVTYYREEYERNNHRVSSNQGRYMKSKRQSTVEPVFGTLTQFMGLRKINTIGIEQANKVMHLSAIAYNLKKYLKFTSKVVRSDAKSLALYLTHCFWHILSRSSHFKPFKKDEIGDRKNYSHA
- a CDS encoding SRPBCC domain-containing protein; translation: MNKSKFKTEINTSAQKVYEMMLGLNDKSTYEYWTAAFNPTSTYEGNWDKGSKMLFVGTDENGKKGGMISEIVEHRPAEFISIRHYGILDGDKEITTGEQVEKWAGGHENYRFTENNGTTTVIIEMDTIDEYLDYFNSTYPKALDKLKEISER
- a CDS encoding IS110 family RNA-guided transposase, giving the protein MKTKDTTRSKLFIGIDVHKRSWKIRTATDLFDGSSLTIPPDAFSLKKYVDRHFKGYTVYCCYESGCCGFSHYRHFISFGWHAKVVNPADVHRPAKAQFQKTDKIDARMLCKELKDGRLKGIHVPSIEREQLRCLFRRRNELVKEHRKIKTQIKMQLLYLGIEIPKPFDNSHWSHNFRDWLRNLTFEYPTMDYCFETRLITYEYIDKQKRDVSTKLRAYCRKHYKKDYYLLRSVPGVGGIVACGLLCELGDLRRFKNFKQLASYVGLVPWVHQSGDNLKTSGLTPRANRLMRSYLVEATWQALRFDPVMQAYYRSHSGKDVKRILVKVARKLLSRIHAVIRTEIPYEVGVVS
- a CDS encoding transposase, which gives rise to MYKNDKVIRRYSEPFKLKILDELSKGKHTKSELCKLYSIAPTTVNEWIKKYNRKDLMNTRVKVETKDEISRIKALQKENEKLKKLLLKKDLDAMVEESYLEVAAEKLGYKNVQQLKKKLNI
- a CDS encoding IS3 family transposase, encoding MKTRNRAKGFASLSTIASCFGLKRDAYYKYKSRADMRLKIEQQIIEIVRKRRKSLPREGVRKLTKSLDNEFTKANLKVGRDTLFNVLRKHQMLTLRKKTSARTTNSYHRFYKYNNIIKDMEVTKPNQVWVSDITYIRTVKGFCYLALITDMHSRKIVGYDISDSLELKGCVRALNKAIYQAKNIKQLIHHSDRGIQYCSNVYTQILKRKKIDISMTEENHCYENAMAERVNGILKDEFYLDQTFDNVEHAKRAAKNAINLYNEIRLHLSLDYKTPNMVYKLSA